In a genomic window of Sulfoacidibacillus ferrooxidans:
- the fliY gene encoding flagellar motor switch phosphatase FliY: MANDFLSQEEIDALMAGGPAASEVSASTIDQVVTETHDEDLLSLFDRDALGEIGNISFGTAATTLSTLLRQKVNITTPQVRVIKPDELRKDFPLPHVAARVEFTEGLLGSNILMILVDDAKIIADLMLGGDGTAPSEEINDLHVSAVAEAMNQMMGSASTSMSTMFHRSVNISPPIVEVVDLKIGNDSLFTANVQDVLVEVSFHLQVGTLIDSNIMQMLPLSFAKSLVHMLMATTEASSAQVAASVAPPITERPSINSNSGTYTRPQNKPVESVPSYASAPLRKAQPEPEPVVEKAVFTAFDDVPALHGGRNLDLLLDIPLGLTVELGRTKRLIRDILDFAPGSIIELDALAGEPVDILINNKLIARGEVVVIDENFGVRVTDIVSPAERIKRLQ, translated from the coding sequence ATGGCGAATGATTTTCTTTCGCAAGAGGAAATTGATGCATTGATGGCAGGTGGTCCTGCTGCAAGCGAAGTGTCTGCAAGTACTATTGATCAAGTGGTGACTGAAACACATGATGAAGATCTGTTGTCGTTATTTGATCGCGATGCCTTGGGAGAGATTGGAAATATCTCTTTTGGAACCGCGGCTACAACTCTTTCTACACTTTTACGACAGAAGGTAAATATCACAACGCCACAAGTGCGGGTTATAAAACCAGATGAGTTAAGGAAAGACTTTCCGCTTCCACATGTGGCAGCGCGGGTGGAATTTACTGAAGGCTTACTGGGTAGCAATATACTCATGATTTTGGTGGATGATGCAAAAATTATTGCTGATCTTATGCTAGGTGGAGATGGAACCGCTCCATCTGAAGAGATTAATGATCTGCATGTAAGTGCTGTAGCAGAAGCGATGAATCAAATGATGGGTTCTGCATCGACTTCTATGTCTACGATGTTTCATAGGAGCGTCAATATTTCTCCTCCTATCGTGGAGGTTGTTGATTTAAAGATTGGTAATGACAGCTTATTTACTGCAAATGTTCAAGACGTGTTAGTTGAAGTATCTTTCCACTTACAGGTTGGGACGCTTATTGATTCAAATATCATGCAGATGCTTCCCTTATCATTTGCGAAATCGCTGGTTCACATGTTGATGGCAACAACAGAAGCATCATCGGCACAGGTAGCAGCAAGTGTTGCACCACCTATAACTGAACGACCATCGATAAATAGTAACTCAGGTACGTATACAAGACCGCAAAACAAACCAGTAGAATCAGTCCCTTCTTATGCTTCTGCACCGCTAAGAAAAGCACAACCTGAACCAGAGCCTGTGGTTGAAAAAGCAGTATTTACAGCATTTGATGATGTGCCTGCTCTTCATGGGGGACGTAACCTCGATTTACTACTCGATATTCCTCTTGGACTGACCGTTGAGCTTGGAAGAACCAAACGGTTGATTCGAGATATTCTCGACTTTGCTCCTGGTTCTATTATTGAATTAGACGCTCTTGCTGGTGAACCTGTAGATATTCTTATCAATAACAAACTAATCGCTCGTGGTGAAGTTGTAGTCATCGATGAGAATTTTGGCGTGAGAGTTACAGATATAGTGAGTCCAGCCGAACGTATTAAGCGCTTGCAGTAA
- a CDS encoding flagellar biosynthetic protein FliR translates to MMIGTTSILIFLLIFVRSIGILFSAPIFGNLQVPTIVKIGLALYLSVIINASETHSMLVASGITINDMTFFVLLIQEALVGVALGLIASFVFYAVQFAGALLDIQIGFSMVSLVNPGFSTPSTPLANLVYILFSLFFIGVHGAANVILALLQSYRYVPIGVAHFGGSVADVFLHATITLFSIGVEIAAPVMLAIFLTNIALAVASRAVPQMNVFFVGLPITLFIGLALVGVLMPALVDLMRELVDIMDQQINSLLLALGSGSA, encoded by the coding sequence ATGATGATTGGGACAACGTCTATTCTTATTTTCCTTCTCATTTTTGTTCGCTCCATTGGCATATTATTTTCTGCTCCGATCTTTGGGAATTTGCAAGTTCCTACGATTGTGAAGATCGGCTTAGCCCTTTACTTATCTGTGATCATTAATGCCAGTGAGACACATTCCATGCTTGTAGCCTCTGGCATTACGATCAATGATATGACTTTTTTTGTACTCCTTATACAAGAAGCGTTGGTTGGAGTTGCACTTGGTTTAATAGCCAGTTTTGTGTTTTATGCGGTTCAGTTTGCTGGCGCATTGTTAGATATTCAAATTGGATTTTCTATGGTTAGTCTAGTGAATCCAGGGTTTTCTACACCATCCACACCTCTTGCAAACCTTGTCTATATTTTATTTTCACTTTTTTTTATTGGAGTACATGGTGCCGCAAATGTGATTTTGGCTTTATTACAAAGTTACCGTTATGTGCCGATAGGAGTTGCACATTTTGGCGGGTCAGTGGCAGATGTATTTTTACATGCCACGATTACGTTGTTTAGTATTGGTGTTGAAATTGCAGCGCCTGTTATGCTTGCGATTTTTTTAACAAATATTGCTCTTGCAGTCGCCTCACGTGCAGTGCCTCAAATGAATGTTTTTTTTGTAGGACTTCCGATTACCTTATTCATTGGGTTAGCCTTAGTTGGGGTATTGATGCCTGCACTGGTTGATTTAATGAGAGAACTTGTTGATATCATGGATCAGCAAATTAACAGTCTTTTACTTGCGTTAGGAAGTGGGTCGGCATGA
- a CDS encoding flagellar hook capping FlgD N-terminal domain-containing protein: MSMTPASLMGTSSTNAATTATDGTTQTTTDNSQLGQNAFLQLLVTQMKYQDPLSPQSNTQFIAQLAQFSSLEQMTNVAQGQKNVISDLQSLQTSQSMTSALQLLGATVSLTDGSGASVNGSVSSVQSSANGPTIMVDGTTYPLSAVQSVIR, translated from the coding sequence ATGAGCATGACACCTGCTTCATTAATGGGCACTTCATCAACAAATGCTGCAACGACTGCAACTGATGGTACTACACAAACGACTACAGATAATAGTCAATTGGGGCAAAATGCATTTTTGCAATTACTTGTGACGCAAATGAAATATCAAGATCCACTGTCTCCCCAAAGTAATACTCAATTTATTGCACAACTTGCTCAGTTTTCTTCCTTAGAACAGATGACCAATGTCGCGCAAGGGCAAAAAAATGTGATTTCTGATTTGCAATCTCTACAGACGTCACAATCAATGACCAGTGCATTGCAGCTACTAGGTGCAACCGTTTCATTAACAGATGGAAGTGGTGCTTCGGTGAATGGTTCAGTGTCATCTGTGCAATCCTCTGCTAATGGACCCACAATTATGGTAGATGGTACAACGTATCCATTGTCTGCAGTGCAATCTGTTATTCGATAA
- the fliM gene encoding flagellar motor switch protein FliM has protein sequence MPEVLSQGEIDALLSALTSGELSAEEIKRDDAQLRVRSYDFKRAMRFSKEHLRTISRIYEHYSRLLANYLSAQTRTVVQLGVTSVDQVPFEEFVRSVPAVTVIHVIDVDPLGGKFLMEVSTDLSFAILDRLFGGTGQAVVRGHKLTEIDTMVLEKLFSRSLFTLSSAWSSIVELNLSYDSLEINPQFIQIVNPNDIVLVVALSVVIGSVQGMINICMPHVVLESVMPRLSSRFAFSGSKQGNSLIDHEKSELLVKHMDRVEVEMTAELGRTEIQVNDLLHLQLGDVLPLEQAISVPLAMRVGDEVKYRGFAGKVRGRYALKITQVVEEGGNYGE, from the coding sequence ATGCCGGAGGTTTTATCCCAAGGAGAGATAGACGCCTTGTTATCCGCACTCACTTCCGGAGAATTGTCAGCGGAGGAGATCAAACGAGATGATGCACAATTACGTGTTCGCTCCTATGATTTCAAGCGTGCTATGCGTTTTTCAAAAGAGCATTTACGCACGATATCACGCATCTATGAACACTATTCGCGTTTGCTAGCGAACTATCTCTCTGCGCAAACTCGTACAGTGGTGCAATTAGGTGTAACGTCTGTAGATCAAGTACCTTTTGAAGAATTTGTGCGATCTGTTCCTGCTGTAACAGTGATCCATGTGATCGACGTTGATCCATTGGGTGGTAAGTTTCTTATGGAAGTTAGTACCGATTTGTCGTTTGCAATTTTGGATCGATTATTTGGTGGTACGGGTCAAGCTGTGGTAAGAGGTCATAAATTAACTGAAATTGACACGATGGTATTAGAAAAATTATTTTCTCGTTCCTTGTTTACGCTTTCCTCTGCATGGTCGAGTATTGTTGAATTGAATCTTAGTTATGATAGTCTCGAAATTAATCCGCAATTTATACAGATTGTTAACCCGAATGATATTGTTCTCGTAGTCGCGCTATCAGTAGTGATAGGTTCAGTGCAAGGTATGATCAATATTTGTATGCCGCATGTCGTCTTAGAAAGTGTCATGCCTCGTCTCAGTTCGAGGTTTGCTTTCTCTGGATCTAAGCAAGGGAATTCATTGATTGATCACGAAAAATCAGAACTGCTTGTGAAACATATGGATCGTGTAGAAGTTGAGATGACTGCGGAGTTAGGACGAACAGAGATTCAAGTAAATGACTTGTTACATCTTCAATTAGGCGATGTCCTACCACTGGAGCAGGCGATCTCCGTACCACTTGCCATGCGGGTGGGCGATGAGGTTAAATATCGAGGATTTGCTGGTAAGGTGCGTGGAAGATACGCATTGAAGATAACACAGGTAGTGGAAGAAGGCGGTAATTATGGCGAATGA
- the fliQ gene encoding flagellar biosynthesis protein FliQ, protein MDGNFVVGLGQQVIFIVLELTGPILIVGMLVGLIISIFQATTQIQEQTLTFVPKIAAIIVILFLAGPWMLGLLTHFTANILGNLQQYIR, encoded by the coding sequence GTGGATGGCAACTTTGTCGTTGGGTTAGGTCAACAGGTAATCTTTATTGTTCTTGAATTAACTGGACCCATTCTTATTGTGGGTATGCTTGTTGGACTCATTATTAGTATCTTTCAGGCAACAACTCAAATTCAAGAGCAGACGCTTACGTTTGTTCCGAAGATTGCAGCTATTATTGTCATTCTTTTTCTTGCAGGGCCTTGGATGTTGGGGCTATTAACTCATTTTACTGCAAACATTCTTGGAAATTTACAGCAGTATATACGATAG
- the fliP gene encoding flagellar type III secretion system pore protein FliP (The bacterial flagellar biogenesis protein FliP forms a type III secretion system (T3SS)-type pore required for flagellar assembly.), with the protein MRVRLKYVSLSLFIFLLCAHVSPAFAATSLHVPGLSLSVSPSTSPAGVVNVVQILVLLTILSVAPAILIMMTAFTRIVVVLSFVRSALALQTTPPNQVIIGLSLFLTLFVMTPTFSAVNKDAVQPYLAGHMNQSTAIASAEYPFKVFMAKQTRIQDVDLFLQYQHMAPPKNLTSLPITTLVPAFAVSELETAFQIGFMIYIPFLIIDLVVATTLMSMGMMMLPPVLISLPFKLLLFVMVDGWYLVVKSLLAGFHG; encoded by the coding sequence ATGAGAGTACGTCTAAAATATGTTTCTCTGTCCTTATTTATCTTTTTATTATGTGCACATGTGTCGCCCGCCTTTGCAGCAACATCGCTACATGTGCCGGGTTTGTCTCTGTCAGTATCACCATCAACGAGCCCTGCAGGCGTTGTCAATGTCGTTCAGATTCTTGTGTTGTTAACTATCTTGAGCGTTGCTCCGGCCATTCTCATCATGATGACTGCTTTTACTCGCATTGTAGTGGTCTTATCATTTGTGCGAAGTGCGCTCGCTTTGCAGACGACTCCGCCAAACCAGGTGATTATTGGATTGTCTTTATTTCTTACCTTGTTTGTGATGACACCTACTTTTTCAGCAGTCAATAAAGATGCAGTACAACCGTATTTAGCTGGTCACATGAATCAAAGTACTGCGATCGCGAGTGCAGAGTACCCATTTAAAGTATTTATGGCAAAGCAAACGAGAATTCAGGATGTGGATCTGTTTTTACAGTATCAACATATGGCTCCACCTAAAAATCTCACTTCGCTACCTATAACTACATTAGTACCAGCGTTTGCGGTTAGTGAATTGGAAACGGCTTTTCAGATTGGGTTCATGATTTATATTCCTTTTTTAATTATTGATCTGGTTGTAGCGACAACGCTTATGTCCATGGGAATGATGATGTTACCGCCTGTACTGATTTCATTGCCGTTTAAGTTATTGCTATTCGTCATGGTAGATGGATGGTACTTGGTCGTTAAATCACTACTTGCAGGTTTTCATGGATAG
- a CDS encoding flagellar FlbD family protein has translation MVYLTRVKGSSFYLNPMMIELIESTPDTVITLVSGKKYVVQESTNDVVSRMTEYYKKIGIAGVIAAQVGDDHLE, from the coding sequence ATGGTGTACTTGACGAGAGTAAAAGGCTCTTCCTTTTATTTGAATCCGATGATGATTGAGTTAATTGAATCGACACCAGATACTGTGATTACGTTGGTATCTGGCAAAAAATACGTGGTGCAAGAAAGTACAAATGATGTTGTGTCACGAATGACCGAATACTATAAGAAAATTGGTATTGCTGGTGTGATAGCTGCACAAGTGGGGGATGATCATCTGGAATGA
- a CDS encoding flagellar basal body-associated FliL family protein has product MSRKSVVLLGILAVGVVLIGGSMVYEFVLKPGPSGPPTAAQLQSWQYSVDKITTNLQDSGIIEIQLTLQAPSTAVVTELTDRSAQVDDAVIAVLHGLNSTQIMQPGGRHVIKNLVMHRINSFLTSGKITAVYIDSLIVQ; this is encoded by the coding sequence ATGAGCCGCAAATCAGTGGTGCTTCTTGGGATTTTAGCGGTAGGTGTGGTTTTGATCGGTGGGTCGATGGTTTATGAATTTGTTTTAAAGCCAGGACCAAGTGGACCACCTACTGCGGCACAATTGCAGTCTTGGCAATATAGCGTTGATAAAATTACTACTAATCTTCAAGATAGCGGGATTATTGAGATTCAGCTCACCTTACAAGCCCCAAGTACCGCTGTTGTCACTGAGTTAACGGATCGATCTGCTCAAGTAGACGATGCTGTGATTGCTGTGCTTCATGGATTGAATAGCACACAAATCATGCAGCCTGGGGGTCGTCATGTCATTAAAAATCTCGTCATGCATCGTATTAATTCTTTTTTGACATCCGGGAAAATAACTGCAGTGTATATTGATTCATTGATTGTGCAATAA
- a CDS encoding flagellar hook-length control protein FliK, with product MQSLLSLISAVHVKRVSNESSYPLSMQKKAENGHSHTSGDTTRRFETLMEEQRDAIAGKDAQQKPILNHLSSHKEEKKKSHRKELVDKKEGEALQHDHGIHTAPWFVNVSTADPKQALNHSSTVLSAHTISNATADLLMQSTGASDRHSVQWANHSKRVSGIKNAPIDRGQVASKGKGSFRISLRFVNVSTADPKQALNHSSTVLSAHIGSNAAADLLMQSTGASDRHSVQWANHSKRVSGIKNAPIDRGQVASKGKGSFRISLHHVGKGVQGIDASKAAISASQLLNQRVVSASVNVEVTRGKGDLSRVHSSLRSVSSQRQAPIAMANQHLLNGQVLAGTKAQGAAQTLAQTRKTSHLGFLRVAGDDTKNLTLQMGVKRLHVHLKRGTSLKQGSIAFRIAVAPSKNRDILGAASQGVTQGWTVEQPTSSTANGSAGQPSFIVSSQQVAAEASQWIVKQMAQRAVLGQSTVEMTLVPAHLGKLQLRVSSFKNGELRVQFTASTTEAQSLIRDQLPALLEQLQMQGFQSVAVDVRADSGQQQQQSRQDPMTASQLTERQNHQVMIAQLRERVDLIPQHEGFSAKA from the coding sequence TTGCAGAGTTTACTCAGTCTTATCTCGGCAGTACATGTAAAGCGCGTATCTAATGAATCAAGTTATCCACTATCCATGCAAAAGAAAGCAGAGAATGGTCACAGTCATACATCTGGGGATACGACGCGTAGATTTGAGACGTTAATGGAAGAACAAAGAGATGCAATTGCTGGAAAAGACGCTCAGCAAAAACCCATCCTTAACCACTTATCGTCACACAAAGAAGAGAAGAAGAAATCACATCGTAAAGAGCTTGTCGACAAAAAAGAGGGGGAAGCATTACAACATGATCATGGGATACACACTGCACCGTGGTTTGTAAATGTAAGTACTGCTGACCCGAAACAGGCATTGAATCATTCATCGACTGTACTTTCTGCACATACCATTAGCAATGCTACAGCCGATCTCTTAATGCAATCTACAGGTGCTTCAGATCGTCATAGCGTTCAATGGGCTAACCATTCGAAGAGGGTATCAGGCATCAAAAATGCACCTATTGATCGAGGGCAAGTTGCATCGAAAGGAAAGGGTAGCTTTCGAATCAGCCTCCGGTTTGTAAATGTAAGTACTGCTGACCCGAAACAGGCATTGAACCATTCATCGACTGTACTTTCTGCGCATATCGGTAGCAATGCTGCAGCTGATCTCTTAATGCAATCTACAGGTGCTTCAGATCGTCATAGCGTTCAATGGGCTAACCATTCGAAGAGGGTATCAGGCATCAAAAATGCACCTATTGATCGAGGGCAAGTTGCATCGAAAGGAAAGGGTAGCTTTCGAATCAGCCTCCACCATGTGGGCAAAGGTGTGCAAGGGATTGATGCTAGTAAAGCTGCTATTTCTGCTTCGCAACTGCTCAATCAGCGAGTTGTCTCCGCTTCGGTGAATGTTGAAGTCACAAGGGGAAAAGGTGATCTTTCTCGGGTCCATTCTTCGCTTAGATCTGTTTCTTCTCAGCGACAGGCACCTATTGCTATGGCGAATCAGCATCTGTTAAATGGCCAAGTGTTAGCGGGTACAAAAGCTCAAGGTGCCGCGCAGACGCTAGCTCAAACTAGAAAAACAAGTCACTTGGGATTCCTTCGTGTAGCGGGGGACGATACAAAAAATCTTACGTTACAGATGGGAGTTAAAAGATTACACGTTCATCTGAAACGAGGTACTTCATTGAAACAAGGTTCTATTGCTTTTCGTATTGCTGTTGCACCTTCTAAAAACAGGGATATTTTAGGGGCTGCATCTCAAGGAGTAACGCAAGGGTGGACCGTAGAGCAACCAACTTCTAGTACTGCAAATGGAAGTGCTGGTCAACCTTCATTCATTGTTTCATCACAACAAGTCGCGGCAGAGGCAAGTCAGTGGATTGTAAAACAAATGGCACAACGTGCTGTTTTGGGACAATCCACGGTTGAAATGACGCTTGTTCCAGCCCATTTAGGAAAGCTACAATTGCGGGTTAGTTCTTTTAAAAATGGAGAGTTGAGAGTTCAATTTACTGCGTCGACTACGGAAGCGCAATCGCTCATTAGAGATCAACTCCCGGCTCTGTTAGAACAATTGCAGATGCAAGGATTTCAATCGGTTGCTGTTGACGTTCGGGCTGATTCTGGTCAACAACAACAGCAATCAAGGCAAGACCCAATGACTGCTAGTCAGTTAACAGAAAGACAAAACCATCAAGTGATGATTGCACAGCTAAGGGAAAGAGTTGATCTGATACCACAGCATGAAGGTTTTTCTGCAAAAGCATAA
- a CDS encoding EscU/YscU/HrcU family type III secretion system export apparatus switch protein — translation MQALWQAMILLLGQGTLKASVTGIDSADLQVAFKHVIMALFPIIITGLGFGIFAAFIQVGPMFVPSSLLPDFSRIDFLKGVTRLFSVRSFVEMMKSILKLSVIGAAVYLAVMSSAPQVFMLIGADPAQLFALFINSALLIFLYVGGAFLVLAFGDFLFQRFQFTRNIKMSKQDVKDEMKQMEGNQQIKRRIRERGRAIARRRMLQKVPLADVILTNPTHYAVALRYDATTMHAPQVVAKGVDQIALKIREIAVQHDVPIVENRPLARSLYQLAEIDDFVPPQLFGAVAEVLAYVYRLRRRIL, via the coding sequence TTGCAGGCATTGTGGCAAGCCATGATCCTGCTTTTAGGACAAGGAACTCTGAAAGCTTCTGTAACGGGTATTGATTCAGCTGATCTGCAAGTGGCTTTTAAGCATGTGATCATGGCTTTATTTCCGATTATTATCACAGGTCTTGGGTTTGGCATTTTTGCTGCTTTTATTCAAGTTGGTCCCATGTTTGTTCCAAGTTCGCTCCTCCCTGATTTCTCCCGGATTGACTTTCTAAAAGGAGTCACGCGATTATTTTCTGTGCGCTCTTTTGTTGAGATGATGAAGTCGATCTTGAAGTTATCTGTGATTGGAGCTGCTGTATACTTAGCTGTTATGTCGAGTGCACCTCAAGTGTTTATGCTCATTGGTGCAGATCCAGCACAATTATTTGCACTTTTTATCAATAGTGCCTTGTTGATTTTTCTCTATGTAGGTGGAGCTTTCTTAGTATTAGCATTTGGAGACTTTTTGTTTCAACGGTTTCAGTTTACCCGCAACATCAAAATGTCTAAACAAGATGTAAAAGATGAAATGAAACAAATGGAAGGCAATCAGCAAATTAAGCGGAGAATTCGCGAGCGTGGGCGCGCCATCGCACGCCGTCGAATGCTCCAAAAGGTACCCTTGGCTGATGTGATTTTAACCAATCCAACCCATTACGCAGTGGCATTACGCTATGATGCTACAACCATGCATGCACCACAAGTCGTAGCCAAGGGAGTTGATCAAATCGCACTTAAAATTCGCGAAATTGCTGTACAACATGATGTACCCATTGTAGAAAATCGACCACTTGCACGTTCACTCTATCAATTGGCTGAAATTGATGACTTTGTACCACCTCAATTATTTGGCGCGGTCGCAGAAGTGCTAGCCTATGTGTATCGGTTGCGTCGACGTATTTTGTGA
- a CDS encoding response regulator produces the protein MSKNVLVVDDAAFMRMMIREILTKNGYTVVGEAGDGQQAVDKFRELRPDLVTMDITMPEKDGIQAVKEIRALDPTARVIMCSAMGQQGMVVEAIQAGAKDFIVKPFQADRVLEAIRKTLAL, from the coding sequence ATGTCAAAAAACGTTCTCGTTGTGGATGATGCCGCATTTATGCGGATGATGATTCGAGAAATTTTAACGAAAAATGGATACACAGTGGTTGGGGAAGCGGGAGATGGACAACAAGCAGTAGATAAGTTTAGAGAGTTGCGCCCTGATCTTGTGACGATGGATATCACCATGCCGGAAAAAGATGGAATTCAAGCTGTCAAAGAAATTCGCGCTCTCGATCCTACAGCGCGCGTGATTATGTGTTCTGCTATGGGTCAACAGGGAATGGTTGTGGAGGCTATTCAGGCTGGGGCTAAGGATTTTATCGTAAAACCATTTCAGGCGGATCGCGTATTAGAAGCGATTCGTAAAACGTTGGCGCTATAA
- a CDS encoding EscU/YscU/HrcU family type III secretion system export apparatus switch protein, translated as MMQWNLQFFAEKTEQPTARRRSEARRKGQVATSHDLTAAVGFLAEDYCRHCGKP; from the coding sequence ATGATGCAGTGGAATCTGCAATTTTTTGCGGAAAAAACAGAACAACCGACTGCGCGACGTAGAAGTGAGGCTAGGCGAAAGGGACAAGTAGCAACGAGCCATGACCTGACTGCAGCGGTAGGGTTTTTGGCGGAGGATTATTGCAGGCATTGTGGCAAGCCATGA
- a CDS encoding FliO/MopB family protein translates to MSGFASVAELMISLLFIIALAVVSIRLLGKKALALSSNRYVRVVAAQSLGQNKSLHTVIVDEKTVLLVGVGTHVELVARFDDEQLAEKLSHGGRENDLQGSRLYPSFSWLISLWKQKRTSETHSQDPDFGEYLRERFEHVQMRRQDVLREKEPSERSDGAQVREDDAVDSEQKR, encoded by the coding sequence ATGAGTGGGTTTGCCAGTGTTGCTGAATTGATGATAAGTCTCCTTTTCATTATTGCACTTGCGGTAGTCTCTATTCGGTTGCTAGGAAAAAAGGCACTTGCGCTCTCTAGTAATCGATATGTGCGCGTAGTAGCAGCTCAATCGTTAGGTCAAAACAAGTCGCTACACACAGTGATCGTAGATGAAAAGACGGTCTTGCTTGTAGGTGTTGGTACACATGTGGAACTTGTCGCTCGATTTGATGATGAACAATTGGCGGAGAAGTTATCTCACGGTGGCCGTGAGAATGATCTACAAGGTTCACGCCTTTATCCGTCTTTTTCATGGTTAATATCTCTTTGGAAACAAAAGAGAACGAGTGAGACTCATTCACAAGACCCTGATTTTGGGGAGTATTTGCGGGAGCGTTTTGAACATGTACAAATGCGTCGGCAGGACGTACTGCGCGAAAAGGAACCTAGTGAACGTTCTGATGGGGCGCAAGTGCGAGAAGATGATGCAGTAGATTCGGAGCAAAAGCGATGA